The Streptomyces sp. Alt3 genome has a segment encoding these proteins:
- a CDS encoding SDR family oxidoreductase: MENLTGKTALVTGGTKGIGEAITRRLAAAGARVATTARSEPAGGVPAHIDRFVEADLSTPQGAEDVAAAVLEAFGGIDIVVHNAGGSDAPMGPAASFSDADWERTLALNLLAPVRIDRVLTPALQQSKGAIVHVASLGARLPHVVTVPYSAAKAALSSYSKSLATELGSSGVRVNRIQPGFIETAGTEVFMDQIAANGGTDRQAARQIVMDALGGVPLGRPGRPEEVADLVAFLVSDAARYITGIDATIDGGANPAV, encoded by the coding sequence ATGGAGAATCTCACAGGGAAGACCGCTCTGGTCACCGGCGGTACCAAGGGGATCGGCGAGGCCATCACGCGCCGCCTGGCGGCCGCCGGCGCCCGCGTCGCCACGACGGCCCGCAGCGAGCCCGCCGGAGGGGTGCCCGCGCACATCGACCGGTTCGTGGAGGCCGACCTTTCCACACCGCAGGGCGCCGAGGACGTTGCCGCAGCGGTGCTGGAGGCCTTCGGCGGCATCGACATCGTGGTCCACAACGCCGGGGGCAGCGATGCGCCCATGGGGCCGGCCGCGAGTTTCAGCGACGCCGACTGGGAGCGGACCCTGGCTCTGAACCTGCTGGCCCCGGTCCGGATCGACAGGGTACTCACCCCGGCCCTCCAGCAGAGCAAGGGTGCGATCGTGCACGTGGCGTCCCTCGGGGCCAGGCTTCCCCACGTCGTCACGGTCCCTTACTCGGCGGCGAAGGCCGCCCTGAGCAGCTACAGCAAGTCGCTGGCCACCGAACTCGGCTCCTCGGGCGTGCGGGTCAACCGGATCCAGCCCGGATTCATCGAGACGGCCGGCACGGAGGTGTTCATGGACCAGATCGCGGCGAACGGGGGCACCGACCGCCAGGCAGCACGTCAGATCGTCATGGATGCGCTCGGTGGAGTCCCGCTCGGCCGCCCCGGCCGCCCGGAGGAGGTCGCCGACCTGGTGGCATTCCTCGTATCCGACGCAGCCCGGTACATCACCGGAATCGACGCCACCATCGACGGAGGCGCCAACCCTGCCGTGTGA
- a CDS encoding glycosyltransferase family 39 protein: MATTTRIVPGSSQSPPAAIPLLNRRTLLALCVGVGVVLLALSGRHGYHVDELYNRATREHLAWGYVDQPPLVSLMARVETTVLGDTLTALRVVPALLACVVVWVAALIARELGGRGGAQLFAAAGAGASVVTLNAGHVLTTNIPDLVAWVTVGWLVIRLLRTQDTRLWIAVGAVTGVGLLAKNLIVLLLLALLVGVLAMGPRAVLRSRHLWAGAALATLISAPAVWWQVTHGWPAMEMSAALKTALGEDSRVAFIPFQVLMIGLFLTPVWIAGVVALLRRTQWRAFRSVGLSYLFMAVLLIAIGGKPEYTGGLQLVLLSAGSVVVVEWANTTVRRTLAGTALVGNAVMSAVLMLPVLPVALYGSNPVLKGLGVFQMDQAAWPQLAEQVGTVNRSLSPPDRAHAVIYANHYGLAGALDRYGPEHGLPHVYSGQNSYADFGRPADDTDVVIAVGVNRRTFGVLFRSCEPSGKFRTDLPVADQNTEFLVCRGPLEPWSQLWPKLTWIGFSCPYTAEAITARSEKGCSLT, translated from the coding sequence GTGGCGACGACGACCAGAATTGTGCCGGGTTCTTCCCAGAGCCCGCCGGCGGCGATTCCCCTACTGAACCGGCGGACGCTCCTCGCCCTCTGCGTCGGGGTGGGTGTGGTGCTGCTGGCCCTGTCGGGGCGGCACGGATATCACGTCGACGAGCTGTACAACCGGGCCACCAGGGAGCACCTCGCGTGGGGGTACGTCGACCAACCCCCGCTGGTCTCGCTGATGGCCAGGGTGGAGACCACCGTGCTCGGCGACACCCTGACCGCGCTGCGCGTGGTGCCGGCACTACTGGCCTGCGTGGTGGTGTGGGTGGCTGCCCTCATCGCGCGCGAACTCGGCGGCCGTGGCGGCGCCCAGCTCTTCGCCGCCGCCGGGGCGGGCGCCTCGGTCGTCACGCTCAACGCCGGACACGTGCTGACCACCAACATTCCCGACCTCGTCGCCTGGGTGACGGTGGGCTGGCTGGTGATCCGTCTGCTGCGCACCCAGGACACCCGGCTCTGGATCGCCGTCGGCGCGGTCACCGGTGTGGGCTTGCTCGCCAAGAACCTCATCGTGTTACTGCTCCTCGCCCTGCTCGTGGGCGTGCTGGCCATGGGGCCGCGAGCCGTCCTGCGCAGTCGGCACCTGTGGGCGGGCGCCGCGCTCGCCACGCTGATCTCCGCGCCGGCGGTGTGGTGGCAGGTGACGCACGGCTGGCCCGCGATGGAGATGAGCGCCGCGTTGAAGACCGCCCTGGGAGAAGACTCCCGGGTTGCCTTCATTCCGTTCCAGGTGCTGATGATCGGCTTGTTCCTCACTCCGGTGTGGATCGCCGGAGTGGTGGCCCTGCTGCGCCGCACGCAGTGGCGGGCGTTCCGATCGGTCGGCCTTTCCTACCTGTTCATGGCGGTGCTGCTGATCGCCATCGGCGGAAAGCCCGAGTACACCGGCGGTCTCCAGTTGGTACTGCTGTCGGCGGGCTCGGTCGTGGTGGTGGAGTGGGCGAACACCACCGTCCGCCGCACACTGGCCGGTACCGCCCTGGTGGGCAACGCGGTGATGTCGGCCGTGCTCATGCTGCCGGTGCTACCGGTCGCGTTGTACGGGTCGAACCCGGTGCTGAAGGGACTGGGGGTCTTCCAGATGGACCAGGCGGCCTGGCCCCAGCTGGCCGAGCAGGTCGGCACCGTCAACCGGTCGCTGTCCCCGCCGGACCGTGCGCACGCCGTCATCTACGCCAACCACTACGGGCTGGCGGGTGCCCTGGACCGATACGGACCGGAGCACGGTCTGCCGCACGTCTACAGCGGCCAGAATTCCTACGCCGACTTCGGCAGGCCCGCCGACGACACCGACGTGGTCATCGCGGTCGGCGTGAACCGCAGGACATTCGGTGTCCTGTTCAGGAGTTGTGAGCCCAGCGGCAAGTTCAGGACCGACCTGCCCGTCGCCGACCAGAACACCGAGTTCCTGGTGTGCCGTGGTCCCCTCGAGCCATGGTCACAGTTGTGGCCCAAACTCACCTGGATCGGCTTCTCCTGCCCGTACACCGCCGAAGCCATTACCGCCAGGAGTGAGAAGGGTTGCTCGCTGACGTGA
- a CDS encoding MerR family transcriptional regulator, which yields MTARLSIGEFALMTHLSKKALRYYHEVGLLEPIHTDPHTGYRHYGTDQVTQAQIIRCYRGMDMPLPEVKAVLAAERTEDRNAIIATHLTRMEDQLRETGKAVQTLRELLTGSSGQLDVEFRTLPRTRAWALTSMISLDDYYTWYADALREIRTALPRVEQAPRGPLGGLVTRELFTDETGRATLFVPMDVPPPADTRLVEISLPATRYAVAVHTGDREGADRVCGALGSYIMERQIGVPGPVREHYLSIEGSDPTHTEICWPVTADSR from the coding sequence GTGACGGCACGCCTCAGCATCGGCGAATTCGCTCTGATGACGCACCTGAGCAAGAAGGCGCTGCGGTACTACCACGAGGTGGGACTCCTGGAGCCGATTCACACCGACCCGCACACCGGGTACCGGCACTACGGCACGGATCAGGTCACCCAGGCACAGATCATCCGCTGCTACCGCGGGATGGACATGCCGCTGCCGGAGGTCAAGGCCGTACTGGCCGCCGAGAGGACCGAGGACCGCAACGCGATCATCGCCACGCATCTGACGCGTATGGAGGACCAGCTGAGGGAAACCGGCAAGGCCGTCCAGACACTGCGTGAACTCCTGACCGGAAGCAGCGGACAACTTGACGTCGAGTTCCGCACGCTGCCCCGTACGCGGGCGTGGGCCCTGACCTCGATGATCAGCCTGGACGACTATTACACCTGGTACGCGGACGCCCTGCGGGAGATCCGCACCGCCTTGCCCCGTGTCGAGCAAGCCCCGCGCGGCCCGCTGGGCGGGCTCGTCACGCGAGAGCTGTTCACCGACGAGACGGGCAGGGCAACGCTTTTCGTCCCCATGGATGTCCCGCCCCCGGCCGACACCCGGCTGGTGGAGATCAGTCTGCCGGCCACCCGCTACGCCGTGGCCGTGCACACGGGTGACCGCGAAGGGGCGGACCGAGTCTGCGGCGCCCTGGGCAGTTACATCATGGAGCGACAGATCGGCGTTCCGGGGCCCGTGCGTGAGCACTACCTCTCGATCGAGGGCTCGGACCCCACGCACACCGAGATCTGCTGGCCCGTCACGGCGGACTCCCGGTAG